The Streptomyces sp. NBC_01353 genome contains a region encoding:
- a CDS encoding YdeI/OmpD-associated family protein, with translation MEQYEGLELMTVTKTEELESWLEQHHADTPGIWLRIAKKGKGGESLTIPEVLDCMLCFGWIDGQRKGGDGAYYFQKYTPRRARSLWSLVNVRKVDALVAAGRMREPGLAEVRAAQADGRWESAYPSQAEATVPDDLAAALAADEQARTFYEQLGKTDQYMVILRLWQARTPKNRGERLERMMAKLAAGEKVT, from the coding sequence ATGGAGCAGTACGAGGGGCTCGAGCTCATGACCGTCACGAAGACCGAGGAGCTGGAGTCCTGGCTGGAACAGCACCACGCCGACACCCCCGGGATCTGGCTGAGAATCGCCAAGAAGGGCAAGGGGGGCGAGTCGCTGACGATTCCGGAGGTGCTCGACTGCATGCTCTGCTTCGGCTGGATCGACGGGCAGCGCAAGGGCGGGGACGGGGCGTACTACTTCCAGAAGTACACCCCGCGCCGGGCGCGCAGCCTCTGGTCGCTGGTGAACGTCCGCAAGGTCGACGCGCTGGTGGCCGCGGGACGGATGCGCGAGCCGGGGCTCGCGGAGGTGCGGGCGGCGCAGGCGGACGGCCGGTGGGAGTCCGCGTACCCCTCCCAGGCGGAGGCGACCGTGCCCGACGATCTGGCGGCGGCGCTGGCGGCCGACGAGCAGGCGCGGACCTTCTACGAGCAGCTCGGGAAGACCGATCAGTACATGGTGATCCTGCGGCTGTGGCAGGCGCGCACGCCGAAGAACCGGGGCGAGCGGCTCGAGCGGATGATGGCGAAGCTGGCGGCCGGCGAGAAGGTCACCTGA
- a CDS encoding RraA family protein: MLKDFAELSTPLIADACVRLGEPLRAAPAGIAPVVPGQRLAGRVLPARHYGSVDVFLEAFGAAEPGDVLVVDNAGRRDEACVGDLAVLEAETAGVAGLVVWGLHRDTPDLVEIGLPVFSYGRHAPGPVRVDAREPEALHTARCGEHLVSAVDVVFGDDDGVLFVAADRVDAVLETAHGIHRTEREQARRIRAGETLRAQTRFEEFLAQREADPSYTFRTHLRRIGGAIEE; encoded by the coding sequence ATGCTGAAGGACTTCGCCGAGCTCTCCACGCCCCTGATCGCCGACGCCTGCGTCCGGCTCGGTGAACCGCTGCGCGCCGCTCCCGCCGGAATCGCTCCCGTCGTGCCGGGGCAGCGCCTCGCCGGGCGCGTCCTGCCCGCCCGGCACTACGGAAGCGTCGACGTCTTCCTGGAGGCCTTCGGCGCGGCCGAGCCCGGCGACGTGCTCGTCGTCGACAACGCGGGCCGCCGCGACGAGGCGTGCGTCGGGGACCTCGCCGTGCTGGAGGCCGAGACGGCCGGCGTCGCGGGTCTTGTCGTTTGGGGGCTGCACCGCGACACGCCCGATCTCGTCGAGATCGGGCTGCCCGTCTTCTCCTACGGTCGCCACGCACCCGGACCCGTCCGCGTGGACGCACGGGAGCCGGAAGCCCTGCACACCGCACGGTGCGGCGAGCACCTGGTGAGCGCCGTCGACGTCGTCTTCGGTGACGACGACGGCGTGCTGTTCGTGGCCGCCGACCGGGTCGACGCCGTCCTCGAGACCGCCCACGGCATCCACCGGACCGAGCGCGAACAGGCGCGCAGGATCAGGGCCGGTGAGACGCTGCGCGCGCAGACGCGGTTCGAGGAGTTCCTCGCGCAGCGGGAGGCGGACCCGTCGTACACCTTCCGGACGCATCTGCGCCGGATCGGCGGCGCCATCGAGGAGTAG
- a CDS encoding DUF805 domain-containing protein, which translates to MNWYLDVLKKYAVFSGRARRQEYWMFTLFNTIAVVILAIIDNAVLGVYPALTGIYILGVLLPTLAVTVRRLHDTGRSGWWYFIALVPLVGGIILFVFTLLEGEGQQNAYGPNPKAVTAY; encoded by the coding sequence GTGAACTGGTACCTCGACGTTCTCAAGAAGTACGCCGTATTCAGCGGCCGCGCGCGACGCCAGGAATACTGGATGTTCACGCTGTTCAACACGATCGCGGTGGTCATCCTCGCGATAATCGACAACGCGGTGCTGGGGGTCTACCCCGCGCTGACCGGCATCTACATCCTCGGCGTGCTGCTCCCGACTCTGGCCGTCACGGTGCGACGTCTGCACGACACGGGCCGCTCGGGCTGGTGGTACTTCATCGCCCTCGTCCCGCTCGTCGGCGGCATCATCCTCTTCGTCTTCACCCTTCTCGAAGGTGAAGGCCAGCAGAACGCCTACGGCCCGAACCCGAAGGCCGTCACCGCGTACTAA
- a CDS encoding type 1 glutamine amidotransferase translates to MTPIPGAAPSVLVVQHEDGTGPGLVGDRLRRTGLHLDVVHPWRGDPLPDSPRGHAGLVVLGGAADCEDVTAVPWLPRVRELIRAAVAEEIPLLAICLGGQILAHTLGGAVAPRPQGPEIGVVPLRRLPAADADPVLGAVPEGAPAAQWHWDEVVRLPPEAVPLLTGDDCPIQAFRVGSAAWGVQFHPEVLADSLAGWALTDGAEARSAGADPEAAVASVRAAEPELRTVWEAMADAWGALVRARTPTAS, encoded by the coding sequence GTGACCCCGATACCCGGCGCGGCGCCGTCCGTGCTCGTGGTCCAGCACGAGGACGGCACGGGGCCCGGTCTCGTCGGCGATCGTCTCCGGCGGACCGGACTCCACCTCGATGTCGTCCATCCCTGGCGCGGCGACCCGCTGCCCGACTCGCCGCGCGGGCACGCGGGCCTTGTCGTCCTCGGCGGCGCCGCCGACTGCGAGGACGTCACGGCCGTACCGTGGCTTCCGCGGGTCCGTGAGTTGATCCGGGCGGCGGTGGCCGAGGAGATCCCGCTGCTCGCCATCTGTCTCGGCGGCCAGATCCTCGCCCACACGCTCGGTGGCGCCGTCGCCCCACGCCCCCAAGGCCCGGAGATCGGTGTCGTCCCCCTGCGCCGGTTGCCCGCTGCCGACGCGGACCCCGTTCTCGGCGCGGTCCCCGAGGGCGCGCCGGCGGCGCAGTGGCACTGGGACGAAGTGGTGCGACTGCCGCCGGAGGCGGTGCCGTTGCTCACCGGGGACGACTGCCCGATCCAGGCGTTCCGGGTCGGATCGGCGGCCTGGGGTGTGCAGTTCCACCCGGAAGTGCTCGCCGACTCGCTCGCCGGGTGGGCCCTCACCGACGGTGCGGAGGCCCGGTCGGCCGGTGCCGATCCGGAGGCCGCCGTCGCCTCCGTACGCGCGGCGGAGCCCGAACTCCGTACAGTCTGGGAGGCGATGGCCGACGCGTGGGGCGCCCTCGTCCGCGCCCGCACGCCGACCGCTTCCTGA
- a CDS encoding carboxylesterase family protein, which translates to MTPVAVPLVTTTRGPVRGERRADGSVRFLGIPYAQPPVGDLRFAAPVPPEPWTEPLDATAYGPTAQRRPFAEVTTIPEPSVPGAGVLNLNVFTPEPDPEAGLPVLVWIHGGGYVAGSAASPWYDGSAFNRDGVVLVSLGYRLGIEGFLHLDDAPDNRGVLDWIAALEWVSDNIARFGGDPAKVTVAGQSAGGGAVQTLLAVPAARDLFRGALSVSGAVMRPDGPEVARAAARLFTARTGVPATAAALRDLSDDALLDLQDRLGEPGPDREGLPPMLALAPFADGKLIPEPVFDALTDGDAGADVPLMLGFTAHEFNAIPAPGPDGPPVPGLLGAVGLAPDRVESFIAAYAADDPDRLFGQALTDATFRAPSLAVADARAARERPTWLYEFAWESPVNAMAFHCLDLPYAFDLLDAEGVTAAAGDASPRALADAMHRAWVSFVRDQDPGESWPRYTAGDRATMVWDTEPRVERDPLRRVREIWLA; encoded by the coding sequence ATGACGCCCGTCGCCGTGCCCCTCGTGACCACCACCCGCGGTCCCGTCCGCGGCGAGCGGCGCGCCGACGGCAGCGTCCGCTTCCTCGGCATCCCCTACGCGCAGCCGCCCGTCGGCGACCTCCGCTTCGCCGCGCCCGTGCCGCCGGAGCCCTGGACCGAGCCCCTCGACGCCACCGCGTACGGGCCGACCGCCCAGCGGCGCCCCTTCGCCGAGGTGACCACCATCCCCGAGCCCTCCGTCCCCGGCGCCGGAGTGCTCAACCTCAACGTCTTCACGCCCGAGCCCGACCCGGAGGCGGGCCTGCCCGTCCTGGTCTGGATCCACGGCGGCGGCTACGTCGCCGGATCGGCGGCCAGCCCCTGGTACGACGGCTCGGCCTTCAACCGCGACGGCGTGGTCCTGGTCTCCCTCGGCTACCGGCTCGGCATCGAGGGCTTCCTGCACCTGGACGACGCGCCCGACAACCGTGGCGTCCTGGACTGGATCGCCGCCCTGGAATGGGTCAGCGACAACATCGCCCGCTTCGGCGGCGACCCGGCCAAGGTCACCGTCGCCGGCCAGTCGGCGGGCGGGGGCGCCGTCCAGACCCTGCTCGCGGTCCCCGCCGCCCGCGACCTGTTCCGCGGCGCGCTCTCCGTCTCCGGGGCGGTCATGCGTCCGGACGGACCCGAGGTCGCCCGCGCCGCCGCCCGCCTCTTCACCGCCCGCACCGGCGTCCCCGCCACCGCCGCCGCCCTGCGCGACCTGAGCGACGACGCGCTGCTCGACCTCCAGGACCGGCTCGGCGAGCCTGGACCCGACCGCGAGGGGCTGCCTCCGATGCTGGCGCTCGCGCCCTTCGCGGACGGCAAGCTGATCCCGGAACCGGTCTTCGACGCGCTGACGGACGGCGACGCGGGCGCCGACGTCCCGCTGATGCTGGGCTTCACGGCGCACGAGTTCAACGCCATCCCCGCCCCGGGACCCGACGGCCCGCCCGTGCCCGGCCTCCTCGGCGCCGTCGGCCTGGCGCCGGACCGGGTGGAGTCCTTCATCGCCGCCTACGCGGCGGACGATCCCGACCGCCTCTTCGGGCAGGCGCTGACCGACGCCACGTTCCGCGCACCGTCCCTGGCCGTGGCCGACGCCCGCGCCGCGCGCGAACGACCCACCTGGCTCTACGAGTTCGCGTGGGAGTCGCCGGTCAACGCGATGGCGTTCCACTGCCTCGACCTGCCGTACGCCTTCGACCTCCTGGACGCCGAGGGCGTCACGGCGGCGGCGGGCGACGCGTCGCCGCGCGCCCTTGCCGACGCGATGCACCGCGCATGGGTCTCCTTCGTACGGGACCAGGACCCGGGCGAGTCCTGGCCGCGCTACACGGCCGGCGACCGCGCCACGATGGTCTGGGACACCGAGCCGCGCGTCGAGCGGGACCCGCTGCGCCGGGTCCGCGAGATCTGGCTCGCCTGA
- a CDS encoding OsmC family protein: protein MADYRIETVRTGYRTWIARNDRGAEVRIGAADDADAQPSFTPVELLLAAMGGCGGMVVDRTARAVDHDDLRIVVESVSGPEDDGRLGRIRVSYEFELPESNPKAAEVFARGVRLTHEKFCTVSRTVEHGATVEAVLPDGTIGFRAG from the coding sequence ATGGCCGACTACCGCATCGAGACCGTCCGCACCGGCTATCGGACCTGGATCGCCCGCAACGACCGGGGCGCGGAGGTGCGGATCGGCGCGGCCGACGACGCGGACGCACAGCCCTCGTTCACCCCGGTCGAACTGCTGCTCGCGGCCATGGGAGGCTGCGGCGGCATGGTGGTGGACCGGACGGCCCGCGCCGTGGACCACGACGATCTGCGGATCGTGGTCGAGTCGGTGTCGGGGCCGGAGGACGACGGCAGGCTGGGCCGGATCAGGGTCAGTTACGAGTTCGAGCTGCCGGAGAGCAACCCGAAGGCGGCGGAGGTCTTCGCGCGCGGGGTGCGGCTGACGCACGAGAAGTTCTGCACGGTGAGCCGGACCGTCGAGCACGGCGCGACGGTGGAGGCGGTGCTGCCGGACGGCACGATCGGCTTCCGGGCCGGCTGA
- a CDS encoding CatB-related O-acetyltransferase encodes MPVPADPTVLHPMPEQPRVVLLKPLVKSPLIEVGEYSYYDDPDDATLFETRNVLYHYGPEKLIIGRFCALGTGVRFIMNGANHRMDGPSTFPFPTMGGSWADHFDLLTGLPNRGDTVVGNDVWFGHGATVLPGVRIGHGAIIASGAVVTADVPDYGIVGGNPARLIRTRYNAQDVDRLLAVAWWDWPAELITTHVRTIMSGSIAELEAVVPGAPHM; translated from the coding sequence ATGCCCGTGCCTGCCGACCCCACGGTCCTCCATCCGATGCCCGAGCAGCCGCGGGTGGTGCTGCTCAAGCCGCTGGTGAAGTCTCCGCTGATCGAGGTCGGGGAGTACTCCTACTACGACGATCCGGACGACGCGACCCTCTTCGAGACGCGCAACGTGCTCTACCACTACGGGCCGGAGAAGCTGATCATCGGCAGGTTCTGCGCGCTGGGCACGGGCGTGCGGTTCATCATGAACGGCGCCAACCACCGTATGGACGGCCCGTCGACCTTTCCGTTCCCCACCATGGGCGGCTCGTGGGCCGACCACTTCGACCTGCTCACCGGCCTGCCGAACCGAGGGGACACCGTCGTCGGCAACGATGTCTGGTTCGGCCACGGTGCCACGGTGTTGCCCGGCGTCCGGATCGGACACGGCGCGATCATCGCCTCCGGCGCCGTGGTCACCGCAGACGTGCCCGACTACGGCATCGTCGGCGGCAACCCGGCCCGCCTCATCCGCACCCGCTACAACGCCCAGGACGTCGACCGGCTGCTGGCGGTGGCGTGGTGGGACTGGCCCGCGGAGCTCATCACCACGCACGTGCGGACGATCATGTCGGGGAGCATCGCCGAACTCGAGGCCGTCGTCCCCGGCGCGCCGCACATGTGA
- a CDS encoding metallophosphoesterase, with protein sequence MIVIAHLSDIHIDSSPRSAERTRSVMAYLESLDIDLDAVVVTGDIADHGLESEYLHVRELLQTRHPLLVCPGNHDVRDAFRRVLLGEPVTRTGAPVNQVLRGAGFVLALGDSSVPGKDEGFLEEETLAWLESVLDETPEEVPVLVGFHHPPTALHIPFVDGIRQFGEHRLAELAARRPGIVAFLCGHAHTAAATTFAGLPLLVAPGVISTSKLPWESYGPGVHVYRDEMAPSLAFHVLDEGGRITTHYRSVPV encoded by the coding sequence GTGATCGTGATCGCGCATCTCAGCGACATCCACATCGACAGCTCACCGCGCAGCGCGGAGCGCACCAGGTCCGTGATGGCCTATCTGGAATCGCTCGACATCGACCTCGACGCGGTCGTGGTGACCGGTGACATCGCCGACCACGGTCTGGAGTCGGAGTACCTCCATGTACGGGAGTTGCTGCAGACCCGGCACCCGCTGCTCGTCTGTCCGGGCAACCACGACGTGCGGGACGCGTTCCGCCGCGTGCTCCTCGGCGAGCCCGTGACACGGACCGGCGCCCCGGTGAACCAGGTGCTGCGCGGAGCCGGGTTCGTGCTGGCGCTCGGCGACTCGTCGGTGCCGGGGAAGGACGAGGGGTTCCTGGAGGAGGAGACCCTCGCCTGGCTGGAGTCCGTACTGGACGAGACGCCTGAGGAGGTGCCCGTCCTGGTCGGCTTCCATCACCCGCCGACCGCGCTGCACATCCCGTTCGTGGACGGCATCCGCCAGTTCGGGGAGCACCGGCTCGCCGAGCTGGCGGCGCGGCGGCCCGGCATCGTCGCCTTCCTGTGCGGGCACGCGCACACGGCGGCCGCGACCACCTTCGCGGGACTGCCGCTGCTTGTCGCGCCGGGGGTGATCTCGACGTCGAAACTTCCCTGGGAGTCGTACGGCCCCGGTGTTCATGTCTACCGGGACGAGATGGCGCCGTCGCTGGCCTTCCACGTCCTCGACGAGGGGGGCCGGATCACCACCCACTACCGGAGCGTCCCCGTCTAG
- a CDS encoding DUF4440 domain-containing protein has protein sequence MSAPDEAASADEIGEAVAAELRLMEPSVRTSRALARELLDPDFVEVGASGRRWTYDQMLAALPDLPGGTDDGPRYEPSAMSGTLLAPGLVHLTYETVIDGLRARRSSLWRRAGDGTGWRMYYHQATPVPPKME, from the coding sequence GTGAGCGCGCCGGACGAAGCCGCCTCGGCCGACGAGATCGGTGAAGCCGTCGCGGCGGAACTTCGGCTGATGGAGCCCTCCGTGCGTACGTCCCGTGCGCTCGCCCGGGAACTGCTCGACCCCGACTTCGTCGAGGTCGGTGCCTCCGGCCGCCGCTGGACGTACGACCAGATGCTCGCCGCACTGCCCGACCTGCCCGGCGGCACGGACGACGGCCCGCGCTACGAACCCTCGGCGATGAGCGGCACGCTCCTGGCCCCCGGCCTGGTCCACCTGACCTACGAAACGGTCATCGACGGCCTGCGCGCCCGCCGCAGCTCCCTCTGGCGTCGGGCCGGCGACGGCACGGGCTGGCGGATGTATTACCACCAGGCGACGCCGGTCCCGCCGAAGATGGAATAG
- a CDS encoding GNAT family N-acetyltransferase produces MNTSSAPPADVGLATERLLLRPVRASDVPAVTRLWTDPDVRFHLGGPVIDQVVRIRQQRIAGAPGVHAVVRASDGTLLGLVTVEPASRDGETEVSYQFLPEHWGQGYAREAVAAAVDRALESTRSVVAVTQEANDRSRRLLEAIGMVHAASFVEFEAPQVLYRRTA; encoded by the coding sequence ATGAACACGTCCTCAGCCCCGCCCGCCGACGTCGGCCTCGCCACCGAGCGACTGCTGCTGCGCCCTGTGCGGGCGAGTGACGTGCCGGCCGTCACGCGGCTGTGGACCGACCCCGATGTCCGGTTCCACCTGGGCGGTCCGGTCATCGACCAGGTCGTACGGATCCGGCAGCAACGGATCGCCGGAGCGCCCGGCGTCCACGCGGTCGTCCGGGCCTCCGACGGGACGCTGCTCGGCCTCGTCACCGTGGAGCCGGCGTCGCGGGACGGGGAGACCGAGGTCTCGTACCAGTTCCTGCCCGAGCACTGGGGGCAGGGCTATGCGCGCGAGGCCGTCGCCGCGGCCGTCGACCGTGCACTGGAGAGCACCCGGAGCGTGGTCGCGGTGACCCAGGAGGCGAACGACCGGTCGCGGCGGCTCCTGGAGGCCATCGGGATGGTCCACGCGGCCTCCTTCGTGGAGTTCGAGGCCCCCCAGGTGCTCTACCGCCGGACGGCGTGA
- a CDS encoding SPW repeat protein, whose product MRDRYSRMLQTRGVTAVEELVILAGIWAAVSAYTVHFAAAHPDLALSNLIVGIALAGLGLCMSMAPERSQDLNFVALVGGVWLIISPWVVARNADTGAIVSNVITGACVCLFALTAGGLLMSKTRKTG is encoded by the coding sequence ATGCGTGACCGCTACTCACGGATGCTCCAGACCCGTGGTGTCACTGCGGTCGAGGAACTGGTCATCCTGGCCGGCATCTGGGCCGCCGTGTCCGCTTACACGGTCCACTTCGCGGCAGCCCACCCGGACCTCGCCCTCAGCAACCTGATCGTCGGCATCGCTCTCGCCGGTCTCGGGCTCTGTATGTCGATGGCGCCGGAACGGTCGCAGGACCTCAACTTCGTCGCCCTGGTAGGTGGCGTGTGGCTGATCATCTCCCCCTGGGTGGTCGCACGGAACGCAGACACCGGCGCGATCGTGAGCAACGTCATCACCGGCGCATGCGTCTGCCTCTTCGCGCTCACGGCGGGCGGGCTCCTCATGAGTAAGACGAGGAAAACGGGATGA
- a CDS encoding DinB family protein — protein sequence MNEDRRTPPPHTADERATLTSMLQFQRDTLEMKCEGLTVEQLKRRAIAPSGLSLVGLVRHAAEVERGWFRNVVNGEQSRSPWTPPGSTEWADFEVDDLDETGVAEAFAVWRDECARARAVVAAADSLDDRGHLGEEAYSLRYVLAHMIEEYARHNGHADLLRERIDGFTGE from the coding sequence ATGAACGAAGATCGCCGGACGCCACCGCCCCATACTGCCGACGAGCGCGCCACCCTCACCTCGATGCTCCAGTTCCAGCGCGACACCCTGGAGATGAAGTGCGAGGGGCTGACCGTCGAGCAGCTCAAGCGGCGCGCGATCGCGCCCTCGGGACTCTCCCTCGTGGGCCTGGTGCGACACGCGGCCGAGGTCGAACGCGGCTGGTTCCGGAATGTGGTCAACGGTGAGCAGAGCCGCAGCCCTTGGACCCCGCCCGGCTCGACGGAGTGGGCGGACTTCGAAGTCGACGACCTCGACGAGACCGGGGTCGCCGAGGCGTTCGCGGTGTGGCGGGACGAGTGCGCCCGGGCCCGTGCCGTCGTGGCCGCGGCGGACTCCCTCGACGACCGCGGACACCTTGGCGAGGAGGCGTACTCCCTGCGCTACGTCCTGGCCCACATGATCGAGGAGTACGCCCGTCACAACGGCCACGCGGACCTGCTCCGCGAACGCATCGACGGGTTCACCGGGGAGTAG
- a CDS encoding GNAT family N-acetyltransferase, translating into MPELVAPTSRLHSSWLEAHAEWSPGAHQDGAGMRLAEGDALAHPEVFAAWVGRLRAQSDAMRPLAEGWVHATHWWIVEDGGYAGAIDLRHDLNDFLLRAGGHIGYSIRPSARRRGLATWALGAVLPEARARGLDRVLVTCDDGNIASARTIERNGGVLEDIRETELGRKRRYWIAL; encoded by the coding sequence ATGCCCGAACTGGTCGCCCCCACCTCGCGTCTTCACTCCTCCTGGCTCGAAGCACACGCCGAATGGAGCCCCGGTGCCCACCAGGACGGCGCCGGGATGAGGCTGGCGGAGGGGGACGCCCTCGCCCATCCCGAGGTCTTCGCCGCCTGGGTGGGGAGACTGCGCGCGCAGTCCGACGCGATGCGCCCGCTCGCGGAGGGCTGGGTGCACGCCACGCACTGGTGGATCGTCGAGGACGGCGGGTACGCGGGCGCGATCGACCTGCGCCACGACCTCAACGACTTCCTCCTGCGGGCCGGCGGGCACATCGGCTACAGCATCCGGCCCTCCGCGCGCCGCCGCGGTCTCGCCACCTGGGCGCTGGGCGCTGTCCTCCCCGAGGCCCGCGCCCGCGGCCTCGACCGAGTCCTTGTGACCTGCGACGACGGCAACATCGCCTCCGCGCGCACGATCGAGCGCAACGGCGGCGTCCTGGAGGACATCCGCGAGACGGAGCTCGGCCGGAAGCGGCGCTACTGGATCGCCCTGTGA
- a CDS encoding cupin domain-containing protein, which yields MTGIASRSFDSADETRPFEGGKGRLDLVNTDRGAVGRAVFEPGWQWSKHIKPIAGTDSCQADHVGYVVSGRMKIVMDDGESLEVGPGDFFTVAPGHDAWVVGDEPCVALDWVGFGNYAQRA from the coding sequence ATGACCGGAATCGCGTCCCGGAGTTTCGACTCCGCAGATGAGACCCGTCCCTTCGAGGGCGGCAAGGGCAGGCTGGACCTGGTCAACACGGACCGCGGCGCGGTCGGCCGGGCCGTCTTCGAGCCGGGCTGGCAGTGGTCCAAGCACATCAAGCCCATCGCCGGTACGGACAGCTGCCAGGCGGACCACGTCGGCTATGTCGTCAGCGGCCGGATGAAGATCGTCATGGACGACGGCGAATCGCTCGAGGTGGGCCCCGGCGACTTCTTCACCGTCGCACCGGGTCACGACGCCTGGGTGGTCGGCGACGAGCCCTGCGTGGCCCTGGACTGGGTCGGCTTCGGCAACTACGCCCAACGCGCCTGA
- a CDS encoding bifunctional GNAT family N-acetyltransferase/ATP-binding protein encodes MNWLIHDYRESDLAAVVHLIDTTAELGQESVFSLAECIGALTSRQPAVVAVHQGVPIGTALACVTGERAWVMRIAIASAWRGRGLASALLVELERRLVAARVGRIAYVLPEEDLLGEGLLNAGYTRRPAVAYFEKVEPLHGPAANLLDDLGGRLLPGDLWAKVAGMEREKDLIERRVVLPLAEPERAARHGVRPPRAVGLFGPPGTGKTTFARGIASRLGWPFVEILPSRLADEGNLAAALRSAFARIAELERVLVFIDEVEEIAPVRQEPAQPGGMHGVTNELLKLIPGFRERDERLLVCATNSIRSLDPAFLRPGRFDYLIPIGTPDKAARAAIWARYTDGRPDVDIDELVAASDLFTPADIEHAARIAAQNSFERDLVSVGGRTGAEERLPGASTADYLKAIGQCRPTVTPEMITQFESDITTHARF; translated from the coding sequence GTGAACTGGCTCATCCACGACTACCGCGAGAGCGATCTCGCCGCAGTGGTCCACCTGATCGACACCACGGCCGAGCTCGGCCAGGAATCCGTCTTCTCCCTGGCCGAATGCATCGGCGCCCTGACCTCCCGCCAGCCGGCGGTCGTCGCCGTCCACCAGGGCGTGCCCATCGGGACGGCGCTCGCCTGTGTGACCGGGGAGCGGGCCTGGGTGATGCGGATCGCGATCGCCTCAGCCTGGCGAGGCCGCGGCCTTGCCAGTGCGCTCCTGGTCGAGCTGGAGCGACGCCTGGTCGCGGCCAGGGTCGGCCGGATCGCGTACGTCCTGCCCGAGGAGGACCTGCTCGGCGAAGGCCTTCTCAACGCGGGTTACACCCGCCGGCCGGCCGTCGCCTACTTCGAGAAGGTCGAGCCGCTGCACGGACCCGCAGCCAACCTCCTCGACGACCTCGGCGGCCGGCTGCTGCCCGGGGACCTGTGGGCGAAGGTCGCCGGCATGGAGCGCGAGAAGGATCTGATCGAACGACGGGTCGTGCTGCCGCTCGCCGAGCCGGAGCGCGCGGCGCGGCACGGTGTCCGACCGCCGCGCGCCGTGGGCCTGTTCGGCCCGCCGGGTACCGGAAAGACGACGTTCGCCCGCGGAATCGCCTCCCGGCTCGGCTGGCCGTTCGTGGAGATCCTGCCCTCCCGGCTCGCGGACGAGGGCAACCTGGCGGCGGCGCTGCGCTCGGCGTTCGCTCGGATCGCGGAGTTGGAACGGGTCCTGGTCTTCATCGACGAGGTCGAGGAGATCGCCCCGGTCCGTCAGGAACCGGCGCAGCCCGGCGGGATGCACGGGGTGACGAACGAACTGCTCAAACTGATACCGGGTTTCCGGGAGCGGGACGAGCGGCTCCTGGTCTGTGCGACGAACTCGATCCGCTCCCTCGACCCGGCCTTCCTGCGCCCCGGCCGTTTCGACTACCTCATCCCGATCGGTACGCCGGACAAGGCGGCCCGGGCCGCGATCTGGGCGCGCTACACCGACGGCCGGCCGGACGTGGACATCGACGAACTGGTGGCGGCGAGCGACCTGTTCACGCCCGCCGACATCGAGCACGCAGCCCGGATCGCCGCCCAGAACTCCTTCGAGCGCGATCTGGTCTCCGTCGGTGGACGGACGGGCGCCGAGGAACGGCTGCCGGGAGCGAGTACGGCGGACTATCTGAAGGCGATCGGCCAGTGCCGTCCGACGGTGACGCCGGAGATGATCACCCAGTTCGAGTCGGACATCACCACGCACGCCCGGTTCTGA
- a CDS encoding type 1 glutamine amidotransferase domain-containing protein — MSLDGKRVLVLTTNYGTEQDELKKPVAALREAGARVTVAARKAEPVHTLVSDRRPGDVVRPDATYGELSADGFDAVVVPGGTVNADRLRVDPAAQRLLSAFAKTGKTVAAICHGPWLLVECGLVPGKEVTSYPSIRTDLVNAGGTWVDREVVVDTSGGFRLITSRRPADAERFSQAIVEALGGAPSP; from the coding sequence GTGTCCCTCGACGGAAAGCGCGTCCTCGTCCTCACGACGAACTACGGCACGGAGCAGGACGAGCTGAAGAAGCCCGTGGCGGCGCTGCGCGAGGCGGGCGCCCGGGTCACCGTGGCGGCGCGGAAGGCCGAGCCCGTCCACACGCTGGTGTCGGACCGGCGGCCGGGTGACGTCGTACGGCCCGATGCTACGTACGGCGAGCTGTCGGCGGACGGGTTCGACGCGGTGGTCGTGCCGGGTGGCACCGTCAACGCCGACCGACTACGGGTCGACCCGGCGGCCCAACGGCTGCTGTCGGCGTTCGCCAAGACCGGGAAGACCGTGGCCGCGATCTGCCACGGTCCGTGGCTGCTCGTCGAGTGCGGGCTCGTACCGGGCAAGGAAGTGACCTCGTACCCCTCGATCCGCACGGATCTGGTGAACGCGGGCGGGACGTGGGTGGACCGCGAGGTCGTGGTCGACACGTCCGGCGGGTTCCGGCTGATCACCTCGCGCAGGCCCGCCGACGCCGAGCGCTTCTCGCAGGCGATCGTCGAGGCCCTCGGCGGGGCCCCGTCGCCGTGA